The following proteins are encoded in a genomic region of Emys orbicularis isolate rEmyOrb1 chromosome 19, rEmyOrb1.hap1, whole genome shotgun sequence:
- the S1PR5 gene encoding sphingosine 1-phosphate receptor 5, with product MELITAESPARLVRLYREYHNHDLISLHYNYTGKLQASSKYKGGLKADAVAFLAVCALIVLENLVVLLAIWRNKKFHSPMFYLLGNLTLSDLLAGLAYTANIAMSGANTLQLTPLLWFLREAGVFITLTASVFSLLAIAIERHITMSRMKLYHGDKKGRMFLLVGATWAASVLLGVLPIMGWNCLDRLADCSTVLPLFSKSYILFCITVFLVILVSITVLYARVFRMVKGSSPRPGSLRKGMLKRSQKYMALLKTVTIVVGTFVACWLPLFLLLLLDVWCEAQACPVLYKADYFLGLAMINSLLNPIIYTLTSKDMRRAILKLLCCLLVGPAEDGPAQRFGIPILECSTSKSERSSHRPEGIDTSLSTGNGTPTPIKALVPSAES from the coding sequence ATGGAGCTGATCACGGCTGAGTCCCCGGCCCGGCTGGTCCGGCTCTACCGGGAGTATCACAACCACGATCTCATCTCCCTGCATTACAACTACACGGGGAAGCTGCAGGCCAGCAGCAAGTACAAGGGCGGCCTGAAGGCCGACGCGGTGGCGTTCCTGGCCGTCTGCGCCCTCATCGTGCTGGAGAACCTGGTGGTGCTGCTGGCCATCTGGAGGAACAAGAAGTTCCACTCGCCCATGTTCTACCTGCTGGGCAACCTGACCCTGTCGGACCTGCTGGCCGGGCTGGCCTACACGGCCAACATCGCCATGTCGGGCGCCAACACCCTCCAGCTCACCCCGCTGCTGTGGTTCCTCCGGGAGGCGGGCGTCTTCATCACACTGACCGCCTCCGTCTTCAGCCTGCTGGCCATCGCCATCGAGCGGCACATCACCATGAGCCGCATGAAGCTCTACCACGGCGACAAGAAGGGCCGCATGTTCCTGCTGGTGGGGGCCACCTGGGCGGCTTCggtgctgctgggggtgctgcccatCATGGGCTGGAACTGCCTGGACAGGCTGGCCGACTGCTCCACCGTCCTGCCGCTCTTCTCCAAGAGCTACATCCTCTTCTGCATCACCGTCTTCCTGGTCATCCTGGTGTCCATCACGGTGCTCTACGCCCGCGTCTTCCGCATGGTCAAGGGCAGCAGCCCGCGGCCGGGCAGCCTGCGCAAAGGGATGCTGAAGCGCTCGCAGAAGTACATGGCCCTGCTCAAGACAGTCACCATCGTGGTGGGGACTTTTGTGGCCTGCTGGCTAcccctcttcctgctgctgctgctggacgtGTGGTGCGAGGCTCAGGCCTGCCCCGTGCTCTACAAGGCCGACTACTTCCTCGGCTTGGCCATGATCAACTCCCTGCTCAACCCCATCATCTACACGCTGACCAGCAAGGACATGCGCCGGGCCATCCTCAAGCTGCTGTGCTGCCTGCTGGTGGGGCCGGCTGAGGACGGCCCGGCCCAGCGCTTCGGGATCCCCATCCTGGAGTGCAGCACCAGCAAGTCAGAGCGCTCGTCCCACCGGCCCGAGGGGATCGATACCAGCCTGTCCACGGGCAACGGCACGCCCACCCCCATCAAGGCGCTGGTGCCCAGTGCcgagtcctga